The following proteins come from a genomic window of Triticum aestivum cultivar Chinese Spring chromosome 6A, IWGSC CS RefSeq v2.1, whole genome shotgun sequence:
- the LOC123128316 gene encoding pollen-specific protein C13: MASLRASLLLAAVLCALAASSASASRDLRSRPTQFVVRGRVWCDTCRAGFETPASTFIAGAKVRVECKSRSTGAQTCSFEGHTDHTGTYNIPVADEHEHELCESVLVSSPDTACAKAVAGRERAPVFLNNNNGVASNVRLANALGFEKDTPLAACAQILKMYEEVDDRV, translated from the exons ATGGCGTCCCTCCGCGCCTCCCTCCTGCTCGCTGCCGTGCTGTGCGCGCTCGCGGCGTcgtccgcctccgcctcccgcgacCTCCGCTCGCGCCCCACCCAGTTCGTCGTGCGCGGCCGCGTCTGGTGCGACACCTGCCGCGCCGGATTCGAGACCCCGGCCTCCACCTTCATCGCTG GAGCGAAGGTTAGAGTTGAGTGCAAGTCGAGATCTACTGGGGCCCAGACATGCAGCTTCGAGGGTCACACCGACCACACCGGTACCTACAACATCCCCGTGGCCGACGAGCACGAGCACGAGCTCTGCGAGTCTGTCCTCGTCAGCAGCCCGGACACGGCATGTGCCAAGGCAGTCGCTGGGCGGGAGAGGGCCCCTGTCTTCCTCAACAACAACAACGGTGTCGCGTCCAACGTTCGGTTGGCGAATGCTCTGGGGTTCGAGAAGGACACCCCTCTGGCTGCATGCGCGCAGATCCTCAAGATGTACGAGGAGGTCGACGATCGCGTCTGA